In a single window of the Gossypium hirsutum isolate 1008001.06 chromosome D02, Gossypium_hirsutum_v2.1, whole genome shotgun sequence genome:
- the LOC107908652 gene encoding basic leucine zipper 23 — translation MDDGELDFSNQEVFSGNNMGDIPSSCSMDSFFDELLNDSHACTHTHTCNPPGPDNSHTHTCFHVHTKIVPASTEDKASIDDTAGSREKSKKRPLGNREAVRKYREKVKARAASLEDEVMRLRAVNQQLLKRLQGQAALEAEVARLKCLLVDIRGRIEGEIGSFPYQKSATAVNGMNMPGAYVMNPCNVQCNDQMYCLHPGVEGRTGEDAALNGQGFNGCGFDNVQCLADYNSEAKELSTGGVGSGGSNGNSSGTKRRKGVRPATAG, via the coding sequence ATGGACGACGGGGAGCTTGATTTTTCAAACCAGGAAGTCTTTTCCGGGAATAACATGGGTGATATCCCAAGCAGTTGTTCAATGGACAGTTTTTTCGATGAATTGCTCAATGATTCTCATGCTTGTACCCATACACACACTTGTAACCCGCCTGGACCGGATAACTCTCATACACACACTTGTTTCCATGTCCATACCAAAATTGTGCCTGCCTCAACTGAAGATAAGGCTTCAATCGATGACACTGCTGGTTCTAGGGAGAAATCGAAGAAACGACCTCTGGGGAATCGAGAAGCTGTGAGGAAGTATAGGGAAAAGGTTAAGGCACGAGCCGCATCGTTGGAGGATGAGGTTATGAGATTGAGAGCAGTGAACCAGCAGCTGTTGAAGAGATTGCAGGGTCAAGCTGCATTGGAGGCTGAGGTTGCAAGGCTTAAGTGTTTGCTCGTGGATATCCGAGGGAGAATAGAAGGGGAGATCGGTTCTTTTCCATATCAGAAATCGGCAACTGCTGTTAATGGTATGAACATGCCTGGTGCTTATGTGATGAATCCCTGCAATGTGCAATGCAATGATCAGATGTATTGCCTTCATCCTGGAGTCGAAGGGAGAACTGGAGAAGATGCGGCCCTGAATGGACAGGGATTTAATGGGTGTGGCTTCGACAATGTTCAGTGTTTGGCAGACTATAACTCCGAAGCAAAGGAGCTTTCTACAGGTGGGGTTGGAAGTGGCGGGTCCAACGGCAATTCTTCTGGCACTAAAAGGAGGAAAG